The region GGACAGCGGGGTCAGGGTGTACTCCGTCGTCCCGGGCGACGCGGCGCATCTGACCTGCGACTCGTCGAGCCAGCCCAGCTTCCACTTGTGCCAGCCGAGGAGGTCGTTGTCGGCTCCCCAGTCCTCGCTCATGATGTCCCAGTGGCCGACCGCGCCTCCGCCCTCCGGGGTGTAGAGGTCGGGCAGGCCGAAGGTGTGGCCGTTCTCGTGGGGGAGTACCCGGTAGCCGGTCTCGGCGTAGGAGCCGGAGCCGTCGTCCTGGCGGCTGTAGACGAAGGACGCGTTGGAGACGGGGACGCCGTCGGCGATGGGTGCCTCGGTGTTGCCGGCGAAGGTGACGGACAGGACGGTGTCCAGGGCGGAGGGCCCGGCGTTCGGCGTCACCAGCACGTTCAGGAGGTCGTACGAGCGGAAGTCCACCTCGGGGTCGGCCGTGGCCACTATGTCCTGGACCAGATCACGGTAGCCGGGGTCGAAGGGGGCGCCGCGTTCTATGCCGTACGCCTTGAAGGGCTTGGGCATGCGCAGCCAGTGGTGGATGGGGGTCTCGGGGCGGTAGTCGAGGCGGCCGTAGGAACTGGTGCGAAACCAGTTCTGGGTCTGCGGGAAGAACTCGGCGAGCCGGTCGAGTGCGCTACCCGGGCCGGGCGCGTCGGAGAAGTCGACCATCAGGGTGAGGGCTCGGACGGTGCCGGTGGAGCGGGCGTACCCGGGTTGGGTCGGTATGCCCTCTCCCATCTGTACGCCCATCGCGCCGCTGATCATGCAGGGACCGAGCGCCGTGGAGCGGGCCAGCGCGATGGAGCCCGCCGTCGTGGAGCCCGCCGGGAGGTGACCGGTGCCGGCGGAGGTGCTGACCGTCAGCGTCAGAAGGGTCACTGTGGCGAGGGCGGCCACGCGGCGCGAGCGTATCCGGCGGCTGGTGGGCTGCATCGGCTGCATGCATGGGCCCTTCGCTCACGGCAGCCGCCTGGTCACCGGCTGCACCCTGTGCGATCACCCTGTGACGGGGGACGCGGGGCCGCGCGTTGGAAGCGCCCGAACGTGGGTTTCTTGCCGGGGTAGGGGTGACGGGAGCCGCGTCAGAGGTTTGACCAGGGGCCGAGGCGGACGCTCAGGCGCGGATGCCGAGCCGCGGGCCGCCGCGGATGTTCGGCCCCGCCACGCCGCGCCGGATGCTCCGCTGGAAGTCGCCAGATGCTCTGCCGGGAGCCGCGCCGTATGCTCCGCCGGTACTCACGGCGGATACTTGGCCGCGCGCCGGACGCCGCGCGCCGGACGCCGCGCGCCGGACGCCGCGCGCCGGACGCCAGACGCGCGCCGCGCCGGACGCCGGACTCCAGGCCGCCCGCCCGGCCGCGCACCACCCCCGATATCAAGTGACGCAGGTCACATCGAATCTCTGGGAATGCGGGAAATAACCGGGGACGGTTTCCCCGTTTAGCCATGTGTCCGAGCGAAACGGGGATGGATTCCCCGGATCGCGCCACAGTCTTCCTACACCTACGTCTGAGGAGTACGCCGTGGAGACCGCCACCCCCGTGAAGCGTCGCGTGCCCCGGCCCCGCGCCGATGCCCTGCGCAACCGGGAGCGGATCGTCGCCGCCGCGCGTGAGATGTTCGTCGAGTTCGGCCCCGACGTGCCGTTCGACGAGATCGCCCGCCGCGCCGGTGTCGGCAACGCCACGGTGTACCGCAACTTCCCGGACCGCGACGCGCTCGCGCGGGAGGTCGTCTGCTCGGTCATGGACCGCACGTCGGAGTGGATCGAGTCGGCTCTCGCCGAGGGCGGCGACGCCTTCCAGGCGCTGAGCGACTTCGTGCACTTCGCGGCGGACGAGCGGATCGGCGCCCTGTGCCCCATGCTCTCCGAAGCCTTCGATCAGCACCATCCGGATCTGTTCGCCGCACGCGAGCGGACCATGGAGATGATCGAGGCGCTGATGAGGCGCGCCCGCGAGGCCGGGCAGTTGCGTCCCGACGTCGAGTCCGGCGACGTGATGATCGCCGTCAGTCAGCTCACCCGGCCGCTGCCCGGCACCGCGTGCCAGGGCATCGACCGCTTCGTGCACCGTCATCTGCAGCTGTTCCTGGACGGTCTGCGGGCACCGGCCCGCTCCGTACTGCCCGGAGTGGCGGCCACCGTGGAGGATCTGCGAACAGCCTGACCAGCAGCCAGACCAGCCCGACCGATGAGATCGGCGCACAGCGCCAGTCCTTAGTCCGACAAGCTTCCGGAAGCTTGCGGCCGTCGACGAAGACGAGCCGCCGGCTCCCGTGACTTTCCCTCACCTTTTCACTGCGAAGTACCGGAGTGGGTATCCCCATGTC is a window of Streptomyces mirabilis DNA encoding:
- a CDS encoding M6 family metalloprotease domain-containing protein, translated to MQPMQPTSRRIRSRRVAALATVTLLTLTVSTSAGTGHLPAGSTTAGSIALARSTALGPCMISGAMGVQMGEGIPTQPGYARSTGTVRALTLMVDFSDAPGPGSALDRLAEFFPQTQNWFRTSSYGRLDYRPETPIHHWLRMPKPFKAYGIERGAPFDPGYRDLVQDIVATADPEVDFRSYDLLNVLVTPNAGPSALDTVLSVTFAGNTEAPIADGVPVSNASFVYSRQDDGSGSYAETGYRVLPHENGHTFGLPDLYTPEGGGAVGHWDIMSEDWGADNDLLGWHKWKLGWLDESQVRCAASPGTTEYTLTPLSRPGGEKLVFVPTSTKTGYAFELRTHDGNDAAVCRPGILIYKVDAGVDTGNGPITVYDSKRHSGGCTRSPNVHAELSDAPFTPGESFKDPKTGITISVTATDPNGDYRVSVTRH
- a CDS encoding TetR/AcrR family transcriptional regulator, producing METATPVKRRVPRPRADALRNRERIVAAAREMFVEFGPDVPFDEIARRAGVGNATVYRNFPDRDALAREVVCSVMDRTSEWIESALAEGGDAFQALSDFVHFAADERIGALCPMLSEAFDQHHPDLFAARERTMEMIEALMRRAREAGQLRPDVESGDVMIAVSQLTRPLPGTACQGIDRFVHRHLQLFLDGLRAPARSVLPGVAATVEDLRTA